One Nitrospina watsonii DNA segment encodes these proteins:
- a CDS encoding flagellar basal body L-ring protein FlgH produces the protein MQTIFRRILVMALTLPALALGGCAGLKEKRSDPAEDILKHAIYEEKANPYQRMEGSLWPGEASENLLFADTKAKQMGDVVTIELEENFTSSNSATTATSRDSTIDLETGSVLGLPTNLGVSNFLGSTQSFNPNLSTSVGRAHDGEGTTTRAGTMTGTMAAVITEVLPNGVFKIEGRRTVMVNDEDQTMVLGGLIRRVDIGFDNTISSQNIANASITYSGKGVVSEEQNPGWFSRFLARIWPF, from the coding sequence ATGCAAACCATATTTCGCAGAATTCTGGTAATGGCTCTCACCCTGCCTGCGCTGGCCCTGGGCGGGTGTGCGGGATTGAAAGAAAAAAGATCGGATCCGGCTGAGGACATCCTCAAGCATGCCATTTATGAGGAAAAAGCAAATCCGTATCAACGCATGGAGGGCTCCCTGTGGCCTGGGGAAGCTTCGGAGAATTTGCTTTTTGCGGACACCAAGGCGAAACAGATGGGAGATGTGGTGACCATTGAGCTGGAGGAAAACTTCACTTCCTCAAACTCGGCCACCACGGCCACTTCGCGCGATTCCACCATCGACCTCGAAACGGGGAGCGTGCTGGGCCTGCCCACGAACCTGGGCGTCTCCAATTTTCTTGGAAGCACGCAGTCGTTCAATCCGAATTTAAGTACCAGTGTCGGCCGTGCGCACGATGGAGAAGGCACCACCACGCGCGCGGGAACCATGACAGGCACCATGGCGGCGGTCATTACGGAAGTCTTGCCCAATGGAGTTTTTAAAATTGAAGGACGCCGCACGGTGATGGTGAACGACGAGGACCAGACCATGGTTCTTGGAGGCTTGATCCGTCGTGTGGATATCGGTTTCGACAACACCATCTCGTCGCAGAACATCGCCAATGCCTCGATCACGTATTCAGGCAAAGGCGTGGTCTCGGAAGAACAGAACCCGGGTTGGTTTTCCCGGTTCCTGGCGCGCATCTGGCCGTTTTAG
- the flgA gene encoding flagellar basal body P-ring formation chaperone FlgA, with product MINKTRKRFQSHLLLVASLLVCLIAISGIPAWASSTTQVIEVEVIREKALQYLTRQLTWPRDRMQVDIIYKGGDVNLPEGMVDFEFRFPGHKNRLGTIPFNLTFRVDNVIRHRATILANVEVRFDVVQATTTMQRGHVISEEDVKLVEIASTNPLMNNIMTNTTDVIGQEVVSNLRSGDMISNYMIKRVHVVKRGDRILLVAEKGPLRITAPGLVQENGFQDAMVRVQNLQTQKTVYGTVMDSKTVKVEF from the coding sequence ATGATTAACAAAACCAGAAAAAGATTCCAGAGTCACCTGCTGCTCGTAGCCAGCCTTCTGGTTTGCCTGATTGCAATTTCTGGCATCCCGGCTTGGGCGTCTTCCACCACCCAGGTGATTGAAGTGGAAGTCATCCGGGAGAAAGCGCTTCAATATTTGACCCGTCAGTTGACGTGGCCTCGCGATCGCATGCAGGTGGATATCATTTATAAAGGTGGGGATGTGAACTTGCCGGAAGGCATGGTGGATTTTGAATTCCGCTTTCCCGGGCATAAGAACCGGCTGGGGACGATACCCTTCAACCTGACTTTCCGCGTCGATAATGTTATCAGGCATCGGGCAACCATTCTGGCCAATGTTGAAGTTCGATTTGATGTGGTCCAGGCAACGACAACCATGCAGAGGGGTCACGTCATTTCCGAGGAAGATGTGAAGCTGGTGGAGATCGCTTCCACCAACCCGCTCATGAATAACATCATGACCAATACAACCGATGTGATTGGCCAGGAGGTTGTGAGCAATCTCAGGTCAGGGGACATGATATCCAATTATATGATCAAGCGGGTGCATGTCGTCAAACGTGGGGATCGGATCCTGTTGGTTGCTGAAAAGGGGCCGCTGCGAATCACCGCACCCGGACTTGTCCAGGAAAACGGATTCCAGGATGCCATGGTGAGGGTGCAAAACCTTCAAACCCAAAAAACCGTTTACGGAACCGTCATGGATTCCAAAACCGTGAAAGTGGAATTTTAA
- the flgG gene encoding flagellar basal-body rod protein FlgG yields the protein MIRSLFTAATGMNAQDLNVSVISNNLANVNTSGFKRSRADFQDLLYQTLRLQGTLSNTGNQVPTGIQLGLGVKPAAVQKIFLQGDFAQTQNPLDIAIEGEGFFQITTPSGNIAYTRSGTFKLNQTGQIVTSDGLLMQPAVTIPQNALAISVDPSGVVSVTQPNSPTPSVVGNIQTATFQNPAGLQALGDNLFLQTGSSGTPIVGTPGLDNRGTVKQGFLELSNVSVVEELVNLITAQRAYEVNSRTVQTADEMLQIASNLKR from the coding sequence ATGATTCGATCGCTATTCACCGCAGCAACCGGGATGAACGCCCAGGACCTGAACGTGAGCGTGATATCCAATAACCTGGCCAACGTGAACACTTCTGGTTTCAAGCGAAGCCGTGCAGATTTTCAGGATCTGCTGTACCAGACGCTGAGATTACAGGGAACGCTTTCCAACACCGGTAACCAGGTTCCGACGGGTATCCAGCTGGGTCTGGGTGTGAAACCGGCAGCGGTTCAGAAAATATTTTTGCAAGGGGATTTTGCCCAGACGCAGAACCCGTTGGATATCGCGATCGAAGGCGAGGGATTTTTCCAAATCACGACACCAAGCGGTAACATCGCCTATACCCGCTCCGGCACGTTCAAACTGAATCAGACGGGACAGATCGTCACTTCGGACGGTTTGCTCATGCAGCCTGCCGTTACCATACCGCAGAACGCACTGGCCATTTCGGTGGACCCCTCCGGGGTGGTGTCCGTCACCCAGCCGAACTCGCCGACTCCCTCGGTTGTGGGAAACATTCAGACTGCCACGTTTCAAAACCCGGCCGGCCTTCAGGCCCTGGGTGACAACCTGTTTTTACAAACCGGATCTTCGGGAACGCCCATTGTCGGAACGCCGGGCCTGGATAACCGGGGAACCGTCAAGCAGGGATTCCTGGAGCTGTCCAATGTGAGCGTGGTGGAGGAGCTGGTGAACCTGATCACCGCGCAACGGGCCTACGAGGTCAATTCCCGGACAGTTCAAACCGCGGACGAGATGCTTCAGATTGCGAGCAACCTGAAACGTTGA
- the flgF gene encoding flagellar basal-body rod protein FlgF: protein MQEGLYIASSAGVKQHRKLEVISNNLANLNTPGFKKDDLVFKEMVPPFAAQESMANNRNTLLPMGLSNHAVSYVEVNGQTTDFQQGTLLNTGNDLDLALDGDGFFAVTTPQGTRYTRVGNFKLNEQGQFVDKNGHLIQTTDDKPLLIPPTGGQITIDRQGTVSIGSGLEVQPVGQVKVVRFEDQSALLKEGDGMYVMEDPDQQPLPNEQASVMQGFVETSNVSAIEEMSKMIQTVRTFEAYQRIIQSIDEADQNSVNSIARLA from the coding sequence ATGCAAGAAGGTTTATATATAGCATCCTCAGCCGGGGTGAAGCAACACAGAAAGCTGGAGGTTATCAGCAACAACCTCGCCAATCTGAACACCCCCGGCTTTAAAAAAGACGACCTCGTATTCAAAGAAATGGTGCCGCCATTCGCAGCTCAGGAAAGCATGGCGAACAACCGCAACACCCTGCTGCCCATGGGCCTTTCCAATCATGCTGTGAGTTATGTGGAAGTCAACGGCCAGACCACGGATTTCCAACAAGGCACGCTGCTGAACACTGGAAACGATTTGGACCTGGCGCTGGACGGTGACGGCTTTTTCGCCGTGACCACGCCACAGGGCACCCGTTACACACGGGTCGGTAACTTCAAGCTCAATGAGCAGGGTCAATTCGTAGATAAGAACGGACACCTCATCCAGACGACAGACGACAAACCTCTTTTGATTCCGCCGACCGGGGGTCAGATCACCATCGACAGGCAAGGCACCGTCTCGATCGGAAGTGGTCTTGAAGTTCAGCCCGTTGGCCAGGTGAAGGTGGTGCGGTTCGAAGATCAGTCGGCGTTGTTAAAGGAAGGTGACGGCATGTATGTGATGGAGGATCCGGATCAGCAACCGCTTCCCAACGAGCAGGCGAGCGTCATGCAGGGTTTTGTGGAGACCAGCAATGTCAGCGCCATTGAAGAAATGAGCAAAATGATCCAGACCGTGAGAACGTTCGAAGCGTATCAACGGATCATTCAATCAATAGACGAAGCCGATCAGAATTCGGTCAACAGCATTGCGCGATTGGCGTGA
- a CDS encoding rhodanese-like domain-containing protein, with protein MEHISVDELHERVSDMGPDDLILDVRTDEEFEEGHIKGARNQTHEEVAGIAEDLKKYKNVYVHCKMGGRAKQAAETLEEAGLSNIICVSQGGMQRWMDMGWEME; from the coding sequence ATGGAACATATAAGCGTTGATGAATTGCACGAGCGGGTGTCTGACATGGGTCCGGATGATTTGATTCTGGATGTGCGTACGGATGAGGAATTTGAGGAAGGTCACATCAAAGGTGCGCGCAACCAGACGCACGAGGAAGTAGCCGGTATTGCCGAAGACCTGAAGAAATATAAAAATGTCTATGTGCATTGCAAAATGGGTGGACGTGCAAAGCAGGCGGCCGAAACCTTGGAGGAGGCCGGCCTGAGCAACATCATTTGTGTCAGCCAGGGTGGGATGCAGCGTTGGATGGATATGGGCTGGGAGATGGAGTGA
- a CDS encoding ethylbenzene dehydrogenase-related protein: MECEGWSWQTRKLLNRRKTVKMKKTVVFVMIAAFVLGSAMVSSAATIEALNVGKRDIPIDPTDPFWSNYGPTKDRHIVIDMDPQMITNPMWPNPATKWVNVKAARNDKELAVRLEWSDGDRNDIMVQSQHYKDQAALMFPVKAGSEPPFTMGSDGERVNIWQWKATWDKEGAGKAGNSGMQDMEDYYADMAMGSAGYYMYEPDGDLLLKGALKSDMTGSKDERAKGGVHTGGAGEIANRSTYVDFGMGKNEGVYNPGRATHNILSDASMRRSPVEDLNAEGFSTLTTQANQDVDGKGNWSNNRWAVVFKRSLKTDDANDAQFSSGKVPMAIAIWNGQNKERNGQKAITAWNTLKY; the protein is encoded by the coding sequence TTGGAGTGCGAGGGATGGAGCTGGCAAACCCGGAAACTGCTAAACAGGAGGAAAACCGTGAAAATGAAAAAAACCGTTGTATTCGTAATGATTGCCGCGTTCGTTCTGGGCAGTGCGATGGTGTCGTCGGCGGCAACCATCGAAGCCTTGAATGTTGGCAAGCGGGACATTCCGATTGACCCAACCGATCCTTTCTGGTCCAACTATGGTCCGACCAAGGATCGGCACATTGTCATCGATATGGACCCGCAGATGATCACCAACCCGATGTGGCCGAACCCGGCTACGAAGTGGGTGAACGTCAAAGCGGCCAGGAACGATAAGGAACTCGCCGTTCGCCTGGAGTGGAGCGACGGTGACCGCAATGACATCATGGTCCAGTCGCAGCATTACAAGGACCAGGCGGCGCTGATGTTCCCTGTCAAAGCCGGCAGTGAACCTCCGTTCACCATGGGTTCTGATGGCGAGCGCGTCAACATCTGGCAGTGGAAAGCCACGTGGGACAAGGAAGGCGCCGGCAAGGCCGGTAACTCTGGAATGCAGGACATGGAGGACTACTACGCCGACATGGCCATGGGTTCCGCGGGTTACTACATGTATGAGCCGGATGGCGATCTGTTGCTGAAGGGCGCTCTGAAGTCGGATATGACCGGCAGCAAGGACGAGCGCGCTAAAGGCGGCGTTCACACCGGTGGCGCGGGCGAAATCGCCAATCGTTCGACCTATGTGGACTTTGGCATGGGTAAAAACGAAGGCGTTTACAACCCGGGCCGCGCTACACACAATATCCTGTCCGACGCTTCCATGCGCCGGTCTCCGGTGGAAGACCTCAACGCTGAGGGCTTCTCCACGCTGACCACGCAGGCGAACCAGGACGTCGATGGCAAAGGCAACTGGAGCAACAACCGGTGGGCCGTTGTTTTCAAGCGCAGCTTGAAGACGGATGATGCCAACGACGCTCAGTTCTCGAGCGGCAAGGTTCCGATGGCCATCGCTATCTGGAATGGACAGAACAAGGAACGTAACGGCCAGAAAGCCATTACGGCCTGGAATACCCTGAAGTACTAA